The following are encoded together in the Methylomonas methanica MC09 genome:
- a CDS encoding DUF2802 domain-containing protein, with protein sequence MNELVLLALAGVVLVLLVLAAALFSLWRQQKRLKQEYQLLRSQLQRSSDDVAGLCAAAIAVDKRLSESETHLNQMLDAVNAPEPEYNELVVAKEEDPQGGYSLAIEKIHRGASLDELVKSCGLTRDEAVLLMRLHGQH encoded by the coding sequence ATGAATGAGCTCGTATTGCTGGCGCTAGCCGGTGTTGTGTTAGTTCTGTTGGTGCTGGCCGCCGCCTTGTTTTCGCTTTGGCGTCAGCAGAAGAGGCTTAAACAAGAGTATCAATTATTGCGTTCGCAATTGCAGCGAAGCAGTGACGATGTGGCAGGGCTATGTGCGGCAGCCATTGCCGTGGATAAGCGTTTGTCTGAAAGCGAGACACATCTAAATCAGATGCTTGATGCCGTTAATGCACCCGAGCCAGAGTATAACGAGCTTGTCGTTGCGAAAGAAGAAGACCCGCAAGGCGGTTATTCGTTAGCCATCGAAAAAATTCACCGGGGGGCCAGTTTGGATGAGCTGGTAAAAAGTTGCGGATTAACTCGTGATGAGGCAGTTTTGCTGATGCGTTTGCACGGACAGCATTAA
- a CDS encoding chemotaxis protein CheW: MSDDRKQSDPIMQWVTFCLGDEKYGINVMQVQEVLRITEIAPVPGAPSYVLGIINLRGNVVTVIDTRNRFGLPSKEPDDAARVVIIETERHIIGILVDSVAEVVEMRVSEIETAPNVGNEESSKYIQGVTSRDNKLLILVDLNKFLSEDEKAELDMF, encoded by the coding sequence ATGAGCGACGATAGAAAACAAAGCGACCCTATTATGCAGTGGGTGACTTTTTGTCTGGGTGATGAAAAGTACGGTATTAATGTTATGCAGGTGCAGGAAGTATTGCGCATTACGGAAATCGCCCCTGTACCCGGTGCGCCGTCTTATGTATTGGGAATCATTAATCTGCGTGGCAATGTGGTCACGGTAATCGATACCCGTAATCGTTTTGGGTTACCTTCCAAGGAACCCGATGATGCCGCTCGCGTGGTCATTATCGAGACCGAAAGGCATATTATCGGTATTCTAGTGGACAGCGTTGCAGAAGTTGTGGAGATGCGGGTTTCGGAAATCGAAACCGCGCCGAATGTAGGCAACGAAGAAAGTTCAAAATACATACAGGGCGTAACCAGTCGGGATAACAAATTGCTGATTTTGGTTGATTTAAACAAATTCCTCAGCGAAGACGAAAAAGCCGAACTGGATATGTTTTAA
- a CDS encoding chemotaxis protein CheW — protein MKQTKPPQQVVQQKLALDAYLSTLLDEVPEAVPSCEPPQIIAKPQEKAIEPVVTQRIAVPRPILQPLKNELVALEKPAKLHPLSVMPDWAQHEFQALFFKVDHLILATPLVDLSRTIKIDRKPGKIPGQPSWFMGLLDENDSRIGVLDTGQLIFGKLRGSQRDLEAKPFKCILITQDKRWGLACDEILSIGKLKPDKVRWRTSRQKKPWLIGTVIEELTAIIDLQELVPHRKRPT, from the coding sequence ATGAAGCAAACTAAACCACCGCAGCAGGTCGTTCAGCAAAAGCTGGCTTTAGATGCGTATCTGAGCACGTTGCTGGATGAAGTGCCTGAAGCGGTACCGTCTTGTGAGCCGCCGCAGATTATTGCAAAGCCACAGGAAAAAGCGATTGAGCCGGTGGTGACTCAGCGCATTGCTGTTCCTCGGCCAATATTGCAGCCGCTGAAAAACGAGCTGGTCGCTCTTGAAAAACCGGCTAAACTGCATCCGCTATCGGTGATGCCGGATTGGGCGCAGCATGAATTTCAAGCCTTGTTCTTTAAAGTCGATCATTTGATTTTGGCGACGCCGCTGGTTGATTTGTCAAGAACCATCAAAATTGACCGTAAGCCCGGCAAAATACCCGGCCAACCCTCTTGGTTCATGGGCTTGCTCGATGAAAACGATAGTCGGATCGGAGTATTGGACACCGGGCAATTGATTTTTGGTAAGCTTCGCGGCAGTCAGCGGGATTTGGAAGCCAAGCCCTTTAAATGTATCTTAATTACGCAAGATAAGCGCTGGGGACTGGCGTGCGACGAAATTTTATCTATAGGGAAATTAAAACCGGATAAAGTCAGATGGCGTACCAGCAGACAAAAAAAGCCCTGGCTGATTGGTACGGTGATAGAGGAATTAACGGCTATTATTGACTTGCAAGAGTTAGTGCCGCATCGAAAAAGACCAACCTAA
- a CDS encoding ParA family protein, protein MKIWSVCNQKGGVGKTTSVVTLGGLLSSWGFRTLLVDLDPHGSLTSYFKMNPDEVELGVYNLFRDTSEKKKNVDPALYIAQTEFDGLGVLPASTAIATLDRQVAQMGGMGLVVATALGKLKDRYDYVIIDSPPMLGVLMINALAACDHLIIPVLAEFLALKGLDRMVHTINMVFHSRKTAPKFTIVPTMFDKRTKAARESLVALHQQYPDNAWESVVPVDTKVRDASREGIPLPILDKNAKAVEAYSALLELLLLEKSADKPLANRT, encoded by the coding sequence ATGAAAATATGGTCTGTATGCAATCAAAAAGGCGGTGTAGGCAAAACCACTTCCGTGGTGACGCTGGGAGGCTTGTTATCGTCTTGGGGTTTTAGAACTTTGTTGGTTGATTTGGATCCGCACGGCTCCTTGACCAGCTACTTCAAAATGAACCCAGACGAAGTCGAGCTAGGCGTCTATAACCTGTTTCGGGATACCAGCGAGAAGAAAAAGAATGTCGACCCGGCCCTATACATCGCGCAAACGGAGTTCGATGGATTAGGCGTGTTGCCCGCTTCAACGGCCATTGCGACCCTGGACAGACAAGTTGCACAGATGGGGGGAATGGGCTTGGTGGTGGCGACGGCGCTGGGTAAATTAAAAGACCGTTACGACTATGTCATTATCGACAGCCCGCCAATGTTGGGGGTGCTGATGATTAACGCCCTGGCGGCATGCGACCATTTGATTATTCCGGTTTTGGCTGAGTTTTTGGCTTTGAAAGGCTTGGACAGAATGGTGCACACTATTAACATGGTGTTTCACTCCCGCAAAACCGCACCCAAATTTACAATTGTCCCAACCATGTTCGACAAGCGCACTAAAGCGGCCAGAGAAAGCTTGGTGGCTTTGCATCAGCAGTATCCGGATAACGCCTGGGAGTCGGTAGTGCCCGTTGATACTAAAGTGCGCGATGCCAGCCGCGAAGGTATACCATTGCCGATACTCGACAAAAATGCCAAGGCGGTTGAAGCCTATTCGGCATTATTGGAGCTATTATTGCTTGAAAAATCCGCAGACAAACCTTTGGCGAATCGGACATGA
- the motD gene encoding flagellar motor protein MotD: protein MARRRRRFVDDSEHQDRWMVSFADFITLLFAFFVVMYSISSVNKGKYETFSESLDQALFHNEKVQKQAEPIQTGAIPTRIQPIELPNLVTVTEEEHQLSEEIMEEKRRLNEVSEEFQRALQPFVESQLVGINKHDFWVELEMNSELLFASGKAELSSKAIPVLERVAEVVRNVPNVINIEGYTDDVPISTGIYPSNWDLSSARATSVVKELIKNNIPPIRLSAVGYGEFHPIADNTSEEGRFKNRRVVLVLMSQAFARYGMTDNERAKALKLAPQTEDDAAKPASTPELLPEPIQKKVPEIPAQL, encoded by the coding sequence ATGGCCAGACGCAGAAGAAGGTTTGTTGATGATTCGGAACACCAAGATCGCTGGATGGTGTCTTTTGCCGACTTCATTACCTTGCTGTTTGCGTTTTTCGTGGTGATGTATTCGATTTCCTCTGTTAATAAGGGCAAGTACGAGACGTTTTCCGAATCGCTCGATCAGGCCCTTTTTCATAATGAAAAGGTACAAAAGCAAGCCGAACCGATTCAAACCGGTGCGATTCCGACTCGAATACAGCCGATTGAGCTGCCGAATTTGGTGACGGTCACCGAAGAAGAGCATCAGCTCAGCGAAGAAATAATGGAAGAAAAACGTCGACTGAACGAGGTGTCGGAAGAGTTTCAGAGGGCTTTACAACCGTTTGTTGAGAGTCAATTGGTGGGCATCAATAAGCACGATTTTTGGGTTGAGTTGGAAATGAACAGCGAACTGCTGTTTGCCAGCGGCAAAGCCGAGTTATCCAGTAAAGCCATCCCTGTGCTGGAAAGAGTGGCCGAAGTAGTTCGTAATGTTCCCAATGTCATCAATATTGAGGGCTACACCGACGATGTGCCGATTTCAACCGGCATTTATCCGTCCAATTGGGACTTGTCGTCGGCACGGGCCACTAGCGTGGTAAAGGAATTAATTAAAAACAATATACCGCCAATCCGGTTATCCGCAGTTGGCTATGGAGAATTTCACCCTATTGCCGATAACACATCCGAGGAGGGGCGATTTAAAAATCGTCGCGTTGTGTTAGTGCTGATGTCGCAGGCGTTTGCGCGCTACGGTATGACCGATAACGAACGTGCTAAAGCTTTAAAATTAGCGCCTCAGACTGAGGACGATGCAGCGAAACCGGCGTCCACCCCTGAACTTTTACCGGAACCTATCCAAAAAAAGGTGCCGGAAATTCCGGCTCAACTATGA
- a CDS encoding flagellar motor protein: MDILSIIGVLVGFSAIIGGNLLAGGELDSLVNFHAFVIVIGGTLGATLLQFPPKVFWRGLQISVWILIPEKLQMSKQIDKIVHWSSMARKEGLLGLETVIDNEKDSFAKKGLQLLVDGNEPEVIRDTLEVELATKEHLDMQAAKVFDAMGGYSPTIGIIGAVIGLIHVMQNLAKPELLGSGIATAFVATIYGVGLANLLFIPIANKLKAHIFRASQAREMVIEGISSIAEGENPRNIELKLSGFLLEK, from the coding sequence ATGGATATTTTAAGCATCATCGGAGTTCTGGTTGGATTTTCCGCCATTATCGGCGGCAATTTGCTGGCGGGCGGCGAACTGGATTCTCTGGTAAATTTTCATGCTTTTGTGATTGTCATTGGCGGGACTTTGGGGGCAACGTTGCTGCAATTCCCACCCAAGGTTTTTTGGCGCGGACTACAGATCAGCGTGTGGATTTTAATCCCGGAAAAACTCCAAATGAGCAAACAGATCGACAAAATCGTGCATTGGAGTTCAATGGCCAGAAAAGAAGGTCTTTTAGGCCTGGAAACGGTCATCGATAACGAAAAAGACAGCTTCGCCAAAAAAGGCTTACAGTTATTGGTCGACGGGAATGAACCGGAAGTGATTCGCGATACCCTGGAAGTGGAGTTGGCAACCAAGGAGCATCTGGATATGCAGGCGGCCAAGGTGTTTGACGCGATGGGCGGGTATTCGCCGACCATAGGCATTATCGGTGCCGTAATCGGCTTGATCCATGTCATGCAGAATCTGGCCAAGCCGGAATTGTTGGGCAGCGGTATTGCCACAGCTTTTGTGGCCACTATTTACGGCGTCGGGCTGGCCAATTTATTGTTTATTCCCATCGCGAACAAATTAAAAGCCCATATTTTCAGGGCCTCTCAAGCGCGGGAAATGGTGATAGAAGGCATTTCGTCAATTGCCGAGGGTGAAAATCCGCGGAATATCGAGTTAAAACTGTCCGGTTTTCTGTTGGAAAAATAA
- a CDS encoding chemotaxis protein CheA: MSIDLDDEILQDFLVEAGEILEKLSEQLVELEQSPDDYDLLNAIFRGFHTVKGGAGFLAIHELVEICHSAEDVFNVLRQGDRKVTSDLMDVILQVLDIVNEMFAQVRMGQSPRSAPADLLTRLKSYASADSGGADDRPAAAVDPEFVDEPIAESGSALDKVAQEFEAMLDPEELVARAESGADDDDITEEEFEDLLDALHGKGGSPTAKVSETPPAAKDDDEITEDEFENLLDELHGKGQFKAPVLSNSPSVDSGDITEEEFDQLLDELHGKGKFDPAVVQKNLESSAPPPEQTERSKPKAAEPPKKTTVKAQASVEPEKPVSKAGVGDAVTPEKTKVPPPQADTTVRVDTQILDDIMNMVGELVLVRNRFQTLKAASEAGEQLSKAISNLDVVTADLQLAVMKTRMQPIKKVFGRFPRVVRDLARSLKKEIRLELIGEETDLDKNLVEALADPLVHLVRNAVDHGIEMPDERVAKGKPSEGVVILKASQEGDHIQLSIQDDGKGMNPDLLRAKVVEKGLMDEESAARLDDKECYNLIFLPGFSTKVEISDVSGRGVGMDVVKTRIAQMNGIVEINSVEGKGSTIIIKVPLTLAIMPTLMVKLRGQAFALPLASVLEILDLDLSKTNKVDNQLVVMVRNKALPLFYLSEWLVNDPYYSIDKQATSSHVVVVNAGGRQVGFVVDQLIGQEEVVIKALGAKLQGMEGLAGATITGDGKIALILDVPGLMKKYAG, translated from the coding sequence ATGTCGATTGATCTGGACGATGAAATTCTACAAGACTTTTTGGTGGAAGCCGGAGAAATTCTTGAAAAGCTTAGCGAACAATTGGTTGAGCTTGAGCAATCGCCAGATGATTACGACTTGCTTAACGCTATTTTTCGAGGTTTTCATACCGTCAAAGGCGGCGCGGGTTTCTTAGCGATCCACGAGCTGGTTGAAATTTGTCATAGCGCTGAAGATGTATTTAATGTGCTGCGACAAGGAGACCGAAAAGTTACCTCGGACTTGATGGACGTTATTTTACAAGTTCTGGATATCGTCAACGAAATGTTCGCTCAAGTGAGGATGGGGCAATCGCCTAGGTCCGCCCCCGCGGACTTGTTAACGCGATTAAAGTCTTATGCCAGTGCGGATTCCGGTGGGGCCGATGATCGGCCGGCCGCTGCTGTTGATCCGGAATTTGTGGATGAGCCCATAGCGGAGAGCGGCTCGGCCCTGGATAAAGTGGCCCAGGAATTCGAAGCCATGTTGGACCCCGAAGAGCTGGTAGCGCGGGCGGAATCCGGTGCGGACGATGACGATATCACCGAGGAAGAGTTCGAAGATTTGCTTGATGCACTACATGGTAAAGGCGGCTCTCCCACGGCCAAAGTCTCCGAGACGCCTCCCGCCGCCAAAGATGACGACGAGATTACCGAAGATGAATTCGAAAATCTGCTGGATGAATTACACGGTAAAGGGCAATTCAAGGCACCGGTATTGTCGAATAGCCCGTCCGTGGACTCCGGCGACATCACTGAAGAAGAGTTCGATCAATTATTGGACGAGCTGCACGGTAAGGGTAAATTTGATCCTGCCGTGGTACAAAAAAACCTTGAATCGAGCGCACCGCCCCCCGAGCAAACTGAACGCTCGAAGCCGAAGGCCGCTGAGCCGCCGAAAAAGACAACAGTCAAGGCTCAGGCAAGCGTCGAGCCGGAAAAACCCGTAAGCAAAGCCGGTGTGGGTGATGCTGTTACCCCTGAAAAAACCAAAGTGCCGCCGCCTCAAGCCGATACCACGGTGCGTGTCGATACTCAAATTCTCGACGATATTATGAATATGGTCGGTGAGCTGGTTTTAGTGCGCAACCGCTTTCAAACGCTCAAAGCGGCTTCTGAAGCAGGCGAACAATTATCCAAAGCCATTTCCAATTTAGATGTGGTGACGGCGGATTTGCAACTGGCGGTCATGAAGACGCGCATGCAGCCGATCAAAAAAGTGTTCGGCCGGTTTCCGCGAGTGGTGCGCGATTTGGCCAGAAGCTTAAAAAAGGAAATTCGTCTGGAATTGATAGGAGAAGAGACCGATCTGGATAAAAATCTGGTAGAGGCCTTGGCAGATCCATTAGTGCATTTGGTCCGTAACGCAGTCGATCACGGCATTGAAATGCCCGATGAGCGCGTGGCTAAGGGTAAGCCCAGCGAGGGCGTGGTCATACTCAAGGCATCTCAGGAAGGCGACCATATTCAGCTGTCCATTCAGGACGACGGCAAGGGTATGAACCCGGATTTACTGCGTGCCAAAGTCGTTGAAAAAGGTTTGATGGATGAAGAAAGCGCGGCCAGATTGGATGACAAGGAATGTTATAACCTGATTTTCCTACCGGGCTTTTCCACTAAAGTTGAAATTTCCGATGTTTCGGGCCGGGGCGTGGGCATGGATGTGGTGAAGACCCGCATCGCGCAAATGAATGGGATAGTTGAAATAAATTCCGTGGAAGGCAAGGGAAGCACCATCATCATTAAAGTACCGTTGACATTGGCTATTATGCCTACGCTAATGGTTAAACTCAGAGGCCAGGCTTTTGCCTTGCCATTGGCGAGCGTATTGGAAATTTTGGATCTGGACCTCAGTAAAACCAATAAAGTCGATAATCAATTAGTGGTTATGGTCAGAAACAAAGCCTTGCCTTTGTTTTATTTGAGCGAATGGCTGGTGAATGACCCTTATTACAGCATAGACAAACAGGCTACCAGCAGTCATGTGGTGGTGGTCAATGCCGGCGGCAGACAGGTTGGCTTTGTGGTCGATCAGCTCATCGGTCAGGAAGAGGTTGTTATCAAGGCCTTGGGCGCGAAGTTGCAAGGTATGGAAGGTTTGGCGGGTGCAACCATTACCGGCGACGGCAAAATAGCATTGATTTTGGATGTTCCGGGATTAATGAAAAAATACGCGGGTTAA
- a CDS encoding protein phosphatase CheZ: MKSDLLSLAKDLVAALEKGDDTVADGLLDELAGLRETQLFKEIGRLTRQLHDTMVSFSVDAKITAMTEHDIPDAKERLQYVIHMTEEAADKTLTAVENLVPISQQLNDQVALLSAKWGRFLDREMPLDEFKSMSSEISRHFNESKAGLEQVQSGLNDILMAQGFQDITGQIIRRVIDLVQELEISMVKLISISGRKSGDPALTQAHPELPGPVVPGVDDREGGVATSQVDVDDLLSSLGF, encoded by the coding sequence ATGAAGAGTGACCTTCTGAGTTTGGCCAAAGATTTGGTTGCTGCATTGGAGAAGGGCGACGATACCGTTGCCGATGGTTTGTTGGATGAGTTGGCAGGTTTGCGAGAAACTCAGCTGTTCAAGGAGATAGGCCGGCTGACGCGTCAGCTGCATGACACCATGGTGAGTTTTAGTGTGGATGCGAAAATAACCGCAATGACCGAGCATGATATTCCCGATGCCAAGGAGCGGTTGCAATACGTTATCCACATGACGGAAGAAGCCGCCGATAAAACTTTGACTGCGGTTGAAAACCTCGTGCCTATTTCCCAGCAGCTGAATGATCAAGTGGCGTTGCTGTCCGCAAAGTGGGGGCGTTTCCTAGACAGGGAAATGCCGCTGGACGAATTTAAATCGATGAGTTCGGAGATCTCCCGGCATTTTAATGAGTCCAAGGCGGGGCTGGAGCAAGTTCAGTCCGGCTTGAACGATATTTTAATGGCGCAGGGGTTTCAGGATATTACCGGCCAAATTATTCGGCGGGTGATCGATCTGGTGCAAGAGTTGGAGATTAGTATGGTGAAATTGATCAGTATCTCCGGGCGTAAGAGCGGCGATCCCGCGTTAACCCAAGCTCATCCTGAATTACCCGGTCCCGTAGTGCCTGGGGTGGATGACAGAGAGGGCGGTGTTGCCACCAGTCAGGTCGATGTCGATGATTTATTATCCAGTCTGGGTTTCTGA
- a CDS encoding chemotaxis response regulator CheY → MKILIVDDFSTMRRIVKNLLKDLGFTNTVEADDGKSALPILEKGGIDFLVTDWNMPGMTGIDLLKAVRSNPSLANLPVLMVTAEAKREQIIMAAQAGVNGYVIKPFTAATLKEKIEKIFERIDG, encoded by the coding sequence ATGAAAATTCTGATTGTTGATGATTTTTCAACAATGCGGAGAATAGTAAAAAACTTATTAAAAGACCTTGGGTTTACCAATACCGTGGAAGCGGATGACGGCAAATCCGCGTTGCCTATTTTGGAGAAAGGCGGTATTGATTTTCTGGTAACCGACTGGAACATGCCGGGCATGACCGGTATCGACTTGTTAAAAGCGGTCCGTTCCAATCCAAGTTTGGCCAATTTGCCCGTATTGATGGTAACGGCAGAGGCCAAGCGCGAGCAGATAATCATGGCCGCTCAGGCGGGCGTTAACGGTTATGTCATCAAGCCTTTCACGGCGGCTACCCTTAAAGAGAAAATCGAAAAGATTTTTGAACGTATTGACGGTTAA
- a CDS encoding RNA polymerase sigma factor FliA, with protein sequence MYAAMQAGSTDDLVIQHAPLVKRIAYHLMGRLPDTVQIDDLIQSGMLGLLEALKHYDAGQGASFDTYAGIRIRGAMLDELRRADWTPRSVHKKSRMVAEAIRELENQLGRDAKDTEVANHMGIELGEYRQILQDTVSCKTFSVEELIQGEDSVIDDIHGNCLPEEQLIQQGFRQALAKAISELPERERLVVSLYYDEELNLREIGQVLDVSESRVSQICSQAMLRLRARLADWLEGKDNGAKL encoded by the coding sequence ATGTATGCTGCGATGCAAGCTGGAAGCACCGATGACTTGGTGATTCAGCATGCGCCGTTAGTGAAGCGCATTGCCTATCATTTAATGGGGCGTTTGCCCGATACCGTGCAAATCGACGACTTGATTCAATCGGGTATGTTGGGCTTGCTGGAGGCGCTGAAACATTACGATGCCGGACAGGGAGCCAGTTTCGATACTTACGCCGGTATTCGGATTCGCGGCGCCATGCTGGACGAGCTGCGTCGCGCTGATTGGACGCCTCGCTCGGTGCATAAAAAATCGCGCATGGTAGCCGAGGCGATACGTGAACTGGAAAACCAGTTGGGCCGAGACGCCAAAGACACTGAAGTAGCCAACCATATGGGTATAGAGTTGGGAGAATATCGGCAGATACTGCAAGATACCGTATCCTGTAAAACTTTTAGCGTGGAAGAACTGATTCAGGGAGAAGATAGCGTCATAGATGATATTCACGGCAATTGCCTGCCGGAGGAGCAATTGATTCAACAGGGTTTTCGGCAGGCCTTGGCAAAAGCCATCTCGGAATTGCCGGAAAGAGAACGCTTGGTGGTATCGCTCTATTACGATGAAGAATTGAACCTCCGCGAGATTGGACAAGTGTTGGATGTGAGCGAATCCAGGGTAAGCCAGATTTGCAGTCAAGCCATGCTGCGGCTGCGGGCTAGGCTTGCGGATTGGTTGGAAGGGAAAGATAATGGCGCGAAGTTATAG
- a CDS encoding MinD/ParA family protein — translation MRQMKPVRVIAVTSGKGGVGKTNLSVNIGVALAKAGRRVAILDADMGLANVDILLGMFPEFNLSHVLTGEKTLKEIMMTGPAGLKIIPASSGIQRMSDLSSVEQAGVIRAFSEIDKELDVLIVDTAAGISASVVNFARACQEIIVVVCDEPTSLADAYAYIKLLNRDYGLNSFHIITNMVQSAEHGQALFNKLSKVTDRYLDVALQFVGAVPQDDYLKKSVQKQTPVVEAFPQSKSALAIKNLARKIDHWPIKPKAGGYLEFFVERMIQYSAREDVA, via the coding sequence ATGAGACAAATGAAACCCGTGCGAGTGATTGCCGTAACCAGCGGCAAAGGTGGAGTGGGCAAAACCAATTTATCGGTCAATATAGGCGTGGCTTTGGCCAAGGCCGGGCGGCGCGTGGCAATACTGGATGCGGATATGGGCTTGGCCAATGTCGATATTTTGTTGGGTATGTTCCCGGAATTTAATTTATCGCATGTATTAACGGGCGAGAAAACGCTGAAAGAGATTATGATGACGGGGCCCGCCGGCTTGAAAATTATTCCGGCGTCCTCGGGGATTCAGCGTATGTCCGACCTCAGTAGTGTCGAGCAAGCCGGCGTGATTCGGGCTTTCAGTGAAATCGACAAGGAACTGGATGTATTGATTGTCGATACGGCGGCGGGCATTTCGGCCAGCGTGGTGAATTTTGCCCGCGCTTGTCAGGAAATTATCGTGGTAGTGTGCGACGAACCGACCTCATTGGCCGATGCTTACGCTTACATCAAATTATTGAACCGGGATTACGGTCTCAACAGTTTTCATATCATTACCAATATGGTGCAGTCCGCCGAGCACGGACAGGCTTTGTTCAATAAACTAAGCAAAGTAACCGATCGTTATCTGGATGTTGCGCTACAGTTTGTAGGGGCAGTGCCGCAAGATGACTATCTGAAAAAATCGGTGCAAAAGCAAACGCCCGTGGTAGAGGCGTTTCCGCAGAGTAAATCGGCTTTAGCGATTAAAAATCTGGCCCGAAAAATCGATCATTGGCCAATCAAGCCCAAAGCGGGTGGGTATCTGGAGTTTTTTGTCGAGCGCATGATTCAATATAGTGCCCGGGAGGATGTGGCGTGA
- the flhF gene encoding flagellar biosynthesis protein FlhF codes for MKIKRFFAADIRQAMRMVKEELGADAVIMSNRSVDGGVEIVAARDFDEEVIHKNLKQKQEEELIAKRLKKYDLPEFSGDEKPAHLVSSARKKGNEVENPLRRNLDQYIGYAEKVQLGNANAQKISEKLKVAEKVAEKPAWAANTNIVRKPAVAETPKPVQIASSDKFMEEMRKEMKDMRALLDTKLSGISHLPLPGEQSLRQELQDRLLDCGFSKNLAGKITNRLGSHKQFDIALAKSQEMLARVVPIADDRLLEQGGIAALVGSTGVGKTTTIAKLAAQFMLKHGSRQIALITTDNYRIGAHEQINTYGKILDVPVRVAGDADELRQHIDSLSDKRLILIDTAGMSQRDLRLAEQIKTLQHGDLPIQSYLVMSATTQYKAALEIMDAFRILEPQATILTKFDEAVTKATALSALIERRMPLSFITDGQQVPEDIYLPDADVLIQQCLLQDDGEQYTDSMNYEQWMAESHA; via the coding sequence ATGAAAATTAAACGCTTTTTTGCAGCAGATATCCGTCAGGCCATGCGCATGGTGAAAGAAGAGTTGGGCGCCGATGCCGTAATCATGTCCAATCGCTCTGTCGATGGCGGCGTGGAAATCGTTGCTGCCCGCGATTTTGACGAAGAGGTAATACATAAAAACCTCAAGCAAAAGCAAGAAGAAGAACTGATCGCCAAGCGCTTGAAAAAATACGATTTGCCTGAGTTTTCCGGCGACGAAAAACCGGCGCATTTAGTTAGTAGTGCACGTAAAAAAGGCAATGAAGTCGAAAATCCACTGCGGCGTAATCTTGACCAATATATCGGATACGCTGAAAAAGTGCAGTTGGGCAACGCCAATGCCCAAAAAATTTCTGAAAAACTTAAAGTCGCTGAAAAAGTTGCCGAAAAGCCAGCTTGGGCTGCTAATACAAATATTGTCCGTAAACCTGCGGTTGCAGAAACGCCTAAGCCCGTGCAAATAGCCTCTTCCGACAAATTCATGGAGGAGATGCGCAAGGAAATGAAAGATATGCGGGCGCTGCTGGATACTAAATTATCCGGCATTAGCCATTTGCCGCTGCCTGGCGAACAGTCATTGCGGCAGGAATTGCAAGACCGGTTGTTGGATTGCGGATTTTCCAAAAATTTGGCCGGTAAAATTACCAATCGGCTGGGCAGTCATAAACAATTTGATATCGCTTTAGCCAAATCGCAGGAAATGTTGGCGAGAGTGGTGCCGATTGCCGATGACCGTTTGCTGGAACAAGGCGGTATTGCTGCACTGGTGGGGTCCACAGGCGTAGGTAAAACCACGACTATTGCCAAACTGGCCGCGCAATTCATGTTGAAGCACGGCTCAAGGCAAATTGCTTTGATTACCACCGATAATTACCGGATAGGTGCGCACGAACAAATCAATACCTACGGCAAAATTTTGGATGTGCCCGTGCGGGTGGCGGGCGATGCGGACGAATTGCGCCAACATATCGACAGTTTGTCCGATAAACGTTTGATCCTGATCGATACCGCAGGCATGAGCCAGCGCGACTTGCGTCTGGCGGAACAAATCAAAACCCTGCAGCACGGTGACCTGCCGATTCAATCCTATTTGGTCATGTCCGCCACCACGCAATACAAGGCGGCTTTGGAAATTATGGACGCGTTCCGGATTCTTGAGCCACAAGCAACTATACTTACTAAATTTGACGAAGCGGTCACTAAGGCGACAGCATTGTCGGCATTGATCGAACGGCGTATGCCGCTGTCGTTCATCACCGATGGGCAGCAGGTTCCGGAAGATATTTATCTGCCGGATGCCGATGTTCTGATTCAACAATGCTTGTTGCAAGATGATGGCGAACAGTATACAGACTCGATGAATTACGAGCAGTGGATGGCGGAAAGTCATGCATAA